In a genomic window of Bradyrhizobium ontarionense:
- a CDS encoding ABC transporter substrate-binding protein, producing the protein MSFRSSVFLVAALLATPASAAGTNADVVRNLASRVGPIVGAASACQAIDQGRVQAIVDKFREVIREASTGGSDRDELTRVFNGYVADGRNRVGAAQTDCNAAGRQLAELERSLGQAAPSQTATSLAGVIAPSAAVAATVPTATLPPPTNSNVQGVTANEIRFGIAAPFSGASKELGRQMKLGIEAAFNRANDGGGVAGRSLRLYSADDGYEPARTLDAMKQLYEKDKVFGFIGNVGTPTSAVAMPFALQRRVLFYGAFTGANILRNDPPDRYVFNYRASYAEETDTVVRYLVKLRRLQPRDIAVFAQQDAYGDAGFSGVAKAFRSLGLADTSIVRFNYKRNTVDVDEAVNQLRAMKNPPKAIVMVATYRAAAKFIEKTRDLYPSMIYTNVSFVGSTELSDELMLLGPRYASGVIVTQVVPAVGGYSSAVLEYKSALEKYFPGEAPSYVSFEGYIAANVLVQAMRRVGPQLDSEALIDTLENMRDIDLGLGAKLGFGRAEHQASHKIWGTALDERGKFQAIELE; encoded by the coding sequence ATGAGCTTTCGTTCTAGCGTGTTCTTGGTTGCGGCATTGCTCGCAACGCCCGCCAGCGCGGCGGGCACCAATGCGGATGTGGTGCGTAATCTTGCGAGCCGGGTTGGGCCGATCGTGGGAGCAGCATCCGCCTGTCAGGCGATCGACCAGGGCCGCGTTCAGGCCATCGTCGACAAGTTTCGCGAGGTGATCCGGGAGGCCTCCACGGGCGGCTCGGATCGCGACGAACTCACCCGCGTCTTCAACGGCTACGTCGCGGACGGCCGCAACCGCGTCGGTGCAGCGCAGACGGACTGCAACGCCGCAGGCCGCCAGCTGGCCGAGCTCGAGCGTTCGCTCGGGCAGGCCGCGCCGAGCCAGACGGCCACCAGCCTCGCCGGGGTGATCGCCCCGTCCGCGGCTGTCGCCGCCACGGTGCCGACGGCGACGCTTCCGCCCCCGACCAACAGCAACGTCCAGGGGGTGACCGCCAACGAGATCCGCTTCGGCATCGCCGCGCCGTTCTCGGGTGCGTCGAAGGAGCTCGGCCGGCAGATGAAGCTTGGCATCGAGGCCGCCTTCAACCGCGCCAACGACGGCGGCGGTGTCGCCGGGCGGTCGCTGCGCCTGTATTCGGCTGACGACGGCTACGAGCCGGCGCGCACGCTGGATGCGATGAAGCAGCTCTACGAGAAGGACAAGGTGTTCGGCTTCATCGGCAATGTCGGCACGCCGACCTCGGCCGTGGCCATGCCCTTCGCGCTGCAGCGCCGGGTCCTGTTCTACGGTGCGTTCACCGGCGCCAACATCCTGCGCAACGATCCGCCGGATCGCTACGTATTCAACTACCGCGCCAGCTACGCGGAAGAGACCGACACCGTCGTGCGTTATCTCGTCAAGCTGCGCCGCCTGCAGCCCAGGGACATCGCCGTGTTCGCGCAACAGGATGCCTACGGCGATGCCGGCTTCTCCGGTGTGGCCAAGGCCTTCCGGTCGCTCGGCCTCGCCGATACGTCCATCGTCCGCTTCAACTACAAGCGCAACACGGTGGACGTCGATGAGGCGGTCAACCAGCTGCGGGCGATGAAGAATCCGCCCAAGGCGATCGTCATGGTCGCGACCTACCGGGCGGCCGCGAAGTTCATCGAGAAGACGCGCGATCTCTATCCGAGCATGATCTATACCAACGTGTCGTTCGTGGGCTCGACCGAACTGTCCGACGAACTGATGCTGCTCGGTCCGCGCTATGCCAGCGGCGTCATCGTCACCCAGGTGGTGCCGGCGGTCGGTGGCTATTCGAGCGCCGTGCTCGAATACAAGAGCGCGCTCGAGAAGTACTTCCCGGGCGAAGCACCGTCCTACGTGTCGTTCGAAGGCTATATCGCGGCCAACGTCCTGGTTCAGGCGATGCGTCGGGTCGGCCCGCAGCTCGACAGCGAGGCGTTGATCGACACGCTGGAGAACATGCGCGACATCGATCTCGGCCTCGGCGCCAAGCTCGGCTTCGGCCGCGCCGAACACCAAGCTTCGCACAAGATCTGGGGTACGGCGCTGGACGAGCGCGGCAAGTTCCAGGCGATCGAGCTGGAATAG
- a CDS encoding glucan ABC transporter ATP-binding protein/ permease: MSLLRIYARVLHLLGKEARLGWILAIANLALAVAQFAEPVLFGRIVDSLSGNASTSTAWPLLAAWAGFGLFTILASAWVALQADRLAHRQRHAVLTGYFEHILQLPLTFHSGTHSGRLMKVMINGTDALWKLWLSFFREHFAAIMSVLVLLPLSLYLNWRLAILLFVLCVVFTVLTTLVVRKTYGMQSEVEEHYSDLSARASDALGNVALVQSFVRIDAEVQGLRNVAGQLLSVQMPVLGWWALVTVITRASTTITVLAIFTFGITLHQAGLTSVGEIVMFVSFATMLIQKLEQVVSFINNVFMEAPRLAEFFTVLDAVPAVRDRPDAIEIGRLSGLVEFNDVSFSYDGKRPAVEDLTFTALPGQTIALVGPTGAGKSTAIALLHRAFDPQSGFIKIDGMDVRGLKLAALRRNIGVVFQEALLFNRSIRENLLVGKPDATDEELRTAAARAQALDFIDRAEQGFDTNAGERGRMLSGGERQRLSIARALLKDPPILILDEATSALDAVTEAKLNAALDEVMKGRTTFVIAHRLSTIRNATRILVFENGRVIESGTFDELVAKGGHFAELAKAQFMVQENASVNPRATLAAPESDDSIVKA; this comes from the coding sequence ATGTCCCTGCTCCGCATCTACGCCCGCGTGCTTCACCTGCTCGGAAAGGAGGCGCGGCTGGGCTGGATCCTGGCCATCGCGAACCTCGCACTCGCCGTCGCCCAGTTCGCCGAGCCGGTGCTGTTCGGACGCATTGTCGACTCGCTCTCCGGCAACGCGTCGACCAGCACGGCCTGGCCGCTGCTCGCGGCCTGGGCCGGCTTCGGGCTGTTCACGATTCTCGCCAGCGCCTGGGTCGCACTGCAGGCCGACCGGCTCGCCCACCGCCAGCGCCACGCGGTGCTGACGGGCTATTTCGAGCACATCCTGCAGCTGCCGCTGACGTTCCATTCCGGCACGCATTCCGGCCGGCTGATGAAGGTGATGATCAACGGCACCGATGCGCTGTGGAAGCTGTGGCTGTCGTTCTTCCGCGAGCATTTCGCGGCGATCATGTCGGTGCTCGTGCTGCTGCCGCTGTCGCTGTACCTGAACTGGCGGCTCGCGATCCTGCTGTTCGTGCTGTGCGTCGTGTTCACGGTGCTGACGACCCTGGTCGTGCGCAAGACCTACGGCATGCAGAGCGAGGTCGAGGAGCACTACAGCGATCTGTCGGCGCGCGCCTCCGACGCGCTCGGCAACGTCGCGCTGGTGCAGAGCTTCGTGCGCATCGACGCCGAGGTCCAGGGCCTGCGCAATGTCGCCGGCCAATTGCTGTCGGTGCAGATGCCGGTGCTCGGCTGGTGGGCGCTGGTGACGGTGATCACGCGCGCCTCCACGACCATCACGGTGCTCGCGATCTTTACGTTCGGCATCACGCTGCATCAGGCGGGGCTGACCTCGGTCGGCGAAATCGTGATGTTCGTGTCGTTCGCGACCATGCTGATCCAGAAGCTCGAGCAGGTCGTGTCCTTCATCAACAACGTCTTCATGGAAGCGCCGCGCCTGGCCGAGTTCTTCACCGTGCTCGATGCCGTGCCGGCGGTGCGCGACCGCCCTGACGCGATCGAGATCGGCCGTCTCTCGGGCCTCGTTGAATTCAACGACGTGTCGTTCTCCTATGACGGCAAGCGCCCGGCGGTCGAGGACCTCACCTTCACCGCGCTGCCCGGCCAGACCATCGCGCTGGTCGGGCCGACCGGCGCCGGCAAGTCGACCGCGATCGCGCTGCTGCATCGTGCGTTCGATCCGCAATCCGGATTCATCAAGATCGACGGCATGGATGTGCGCGGCCTGAAGCTCGCGGCGCTGCGCCGGAACATCGGCGTCGTGTTCCAGGAGGCGCTGCTGTTCAACCGCTCGATTCGCGAGAACCTGCTGGTCGGCAAGCCCGATGCGACCGACGAGGAGCTGCGCACCGCCGCTGCCCGCGCCCAGGCGCTCGACTTCATCGACCGCGCCGAGCAGGGCTTCGATACCAATGCCGGCGAGCGCGGCCGCATGCTGTCCGGCGGCGAGCGCCAGCGGCTGTCGATCGCTCGCGCATTGTTGAAGGACCCGCCGATCCTGATTCTCGACGAGGCGACCAGCGCGCTCGATGCCGTGACCGAGGCCAAGCTCAATGCGGCGCTGGACGAGGTGATGAAGGGACGCACGACCTTCGTGATCGCGCACCGGCTCTCGACCATCCGCAATGCGACCCGGATCCTGGTGTTCGAGAACGGACGCGTGATCGAAAGCGGAACGTTCGATGAACTCGTCGCGAAAGGCGGCCACTTCGCGGAACTCGCGAAAGCCCAGTTCATGGTGCAGGAGAACGCAAGCGTGAACCCACGCGCGACTCTCGCGGCGCCCGAGAGTGACGACTCCATCGTCAAGGCCTGA
- a CDS encoding YqaA family protein: MLRRIYDWCIDAAHKPHALWIMAAVAFAESSFFPVPPDVMLIPMSLAKPQRAWLFAGVCTAASVAGGMVGYAIGALLYDSLGQWLIHLYGLGDKVEAFRASYAEWGAVIILLKGLTPIPYKLVTITSGFAGYNLFLFFLCSVVARGGRFFIAAILLNRYGEWIRVRIEKHLGLWVALGAAVLVAGFVVAVKLI, from the coding sequence ATGCTCAGACGGATCTATGACTGGTGTATCGACGCCGCACACAAGCCGCATGCCCTGTGGATCATGGCCGCGGTTGCCTTCGCTGAAAGCTCGTTCTTTCCGGTGCCGCCGGATGTGATGCTGATCCCGATGTCGCTGGCCAAGCCGCAGCGGGCCTGGCTGTTCGCGGGCGTCTGTACCGCGGCCTCGGTCGCAGGCGGCATGGTCGGCTACGCGATCGGCGCGCTGCTCTACGATTCGCTCGGCCAATGGCTGATCCATCTCTACGGCCTTGGCGACAAGGTCGAGGCGTTCCGCGCCTCCTACGCCGAATGGGGCGCGGTCATCATCCTGCTGAAGGGATTGACGCCAATCCCCTACAAGCTCGTCACGATCACGTCGGGCTTTGCCGGCTACAACCTGTTCCTGTTCTTTCTCTGCTCGGTCGTGGCGCGCGGCGGCCGCTTCTTCATCGCCGCGATCCTGCTCAACCGCTACGGTGAATGGATCAGGGTGCGGATCGAAAAGCATCTCGGCCTCTGGGTGGCGCTCGGCGCGGCCGTTCTGGTTGCGGGCTTCGTCGTCGCGGTGAAGCTGATCTGA
- a CDS encoding NAD(P)H-dependent flavin oxidoreductase, with protein MSMPALFKGRLSIPVIGSPLFIISVPDLVIAQCKAGVVGSFPALNARPPELLDEWLARITEELAAYDRAHPEAPSAPFAVNQIVHRSNNRLEHDLKLCEKYKVPMVITSLGAREELNQAAHRWGGIVFHDVINQTFAHKAIEKGADGLILVAAGAGGHAGTISPFAFVAETRSWFDGPIALSGAIGNGRAIRAARILGADFAYVGSAFIATKEANAAEAYKAMITSSGADDIVYSNLFTGVHGNYLKPSIVAAGLDPEKLPTSDPTKMSFGTDESGERARPKAWKEIWGSGQGIGAIKDVLPAAELIARFKKEYDEAIDPPL; from the coding sequence ATGTCCATGCCCGCCTTGTTCAAGGGGCGCCTGTCGATCCCCGTGATCGGCTCGCCTTTGTTCATCATCTCCGTGCCCGATCTGGTGATCGCGCAATGCAAGGCCGGTGTCGTGGGCTCGTTTCCGGCGCTGAACGCGCGGCCGCCGGAATTGCTCGACGAATGGCTGGCGCGCATCACCGAGGAGCTCGCCGCCTACGACCGGGCGCATCCGGAAGCCCCGTCGGCGCCGTTCGCCGTCAACCAGATCGTGCATCGCTCCAACAATCGTCTCGAGCACGATCTTAAGCTGTGCGAGAAGTACAAGGTGCCGATGGTCATCACGTCGCTCGGCGCGCGCGAGGAGCTCAATCAGGCGGCGCATCGTTGGGGCGGCATCGTCTTCCACGACGTGATCAACCAGACCTTCGCTCACAAGGCGATCGAGAAGGGCGCCGACGGTCTGATCCTGGTCGCGGCCGGCGCGGGCGGCCACGCCGGCACCATCTCGCCGTTCGCCTTCGTCGCTGAGACGCGGAGCTGGTTCGACGGACCGATTGCGCTCTCGGGCGCCATCGGCAACGGCCGCGCCATCCGCGCCGCGCGCATTCTCGGCGCCGACTTCGCCTATGTCGGCTCGGCCTTCATCGCCACCAAGGAGGCCAATGCGGCCGAGGCCTACAAGGCCATGATCACGAGTTCGGGCGCCGACGACATCGTCTATTCGAACCTGTTCACCGGCGTGCACGGCAACTATCTGAAGCCGTCGATCGTCGCGGCCGGCCTCGATCCCGAAAAGCTGCCGACCTCCGATCCCACGAAGATGAGCTTCGGCACAGACGAGTCGGGCGAGCGCGCCAGGCCGAAGGCCTGGAAGGAGATCTGGGGCTCGGGTCAGGGCATCGGCGCCATCAAGGACGTGCTGCCTGCAGCCGAGCTGATCGCGCGCTTCAAGAAGGAATACGACGAGGCGATCGATCCGCCGCTGTGA
- the hisE gene encoding phosphoribosyl-ATP diphosphatase: MTDSIERLYRAVLAARDLDPARSRTAKLMQQGTGKMAKKLAEEAIEVAIDAVSGDAQAVVRESADLLYNLAVLWAELGVEPEDVWREMERRELMLGIAEKLPKSPVKVAKAAPPRVSGRPIVAVEGRTIRKRH, translated from the coding sequence ATGACCGATTCGATCGAGCGTCTGTATCGCGCTGTTCTGGCTGCACGGGATCTGGATCCGGCGCGCTCGCGCACGGCCAAGCTGATGCAGCAGGGCACGGGCAAGATGGCCAAGAAGCTCGCTGAAGAGGCCATCGAGGTCGCGATCGATGCGGTCAGCGGCGACGCCCAGGCCGTGGTGCGGGAAAGCGCCGATCTCCTCTACAATCTGGCGGTGCTGTGGGCCGAGCTCGGTGTCGAGCCCGAGGACGTCTGGCGCGAGATGGAGCGGCGCGAGCTGATGCTCGGCATCGCCGAGAAGCTGCCGAAATCGCCGGTAAAGGTCGCCAAGGCTGCACCCCCGCGGGTGTCGGGGCGACCGATCGTCGCGGTCGAAGGTCGGACGATCCGCAAGCGGCATTAG
- a CDS encoding ABC transporter substrate-binding protein encodes MRMQRLLVSLALAILATCVLAGQSAVRAEETKRPVAVMFALDRPLDGSMAPLVLAATRGLFSAEGATVTMTTAKGSPDAIARVAAGETDMALADINELIRYRDTSGSQPIKAVFVLFNTAPYAIIARKSRGIHGLADIEGKTLGVAEGDLSIRLWPAVAHHNHLRTETIKLSRVGAAVREPILSAGQVDAVSGFSYLSALNLRDRGVPAADLAVLRFADFGCEAYGHAVIVNPDFAAKQPAAVKGVLRALTSGLQLAIKDPAAAVTDVISRMDDASRELELERLQTVLADNVLTSDVRRDGIGGIDPARFERALDQIAEDGKFHHKRPAPADIFDDSFLPPADSRLVN; translated from the coding sequence ATGCGTATGCAACGGCTCCTCGTCTCTCTTGCCCTCGCCATTCTTGCGACATGCGTGCTCGCGGGTCAGAGCGCCGTGCGCGCGGAAGAGACGAAGCGCCCGGTCGCCGTCATGTTCGCGCTGGATCGTCCGCTCGACGGCAGCATGGCGCCGCTGGTGCTCGCGGCCACCCGCGGCCTGTTCAGCGCCGAGGGCGCGACCGTCACCATGACCACGGCCAAGGGCTCGCCCGATGCGATCGCGCGCGTGGCCGCAGGCGAGACCGACATGGCGCTCGCCGACATCAACGAGCTGATCCGCTATCGCGACACGTCCGGCAGCCAGCCGATCAAGGCCGTGTTCGTGCTGTTCAACACGGCGCCCTACGCCATCATCGCCCGCAAGAGCCGCGGCATCCACGGGCTCGCCGACATCGAGGGCAAGACGCTCGGCGTGGCCGAGGGGGATCTCTCGATCCGGCTGTGGCCGGCGGTGGCGCACCACAACCATCTCAGGACCGAGACGATCAAGCTGTCGCGCGTCGGCGCGGCCGTGCGCGAGCCGATCCTGTCGGCCGGCCAGGTCGATGCCGTCAGCGGCTTCTCCTATCTCTCCGCGCTCAATCTGCGCGACCGCGGCGTGCCGGCCGCCGATCTCGCCGTGCTGCGCTTCGCCGATTTCGGCTGTGAGGCCTATGGCCACGCCGTGATCGTCAATCCGGACTTTGCAGCCAAACAGCCGGCCGCCGTGAAGGGCGTCCTGCGGGCGCTGACATCAGGACTGCAACTCGCAATCAAGGATCCAGCCGCGGCCGTCACCGACGTGATCAGCCGGATGGACGACGCCTCGCGCGAGCTCGAGCTCGAGCGCCTGCAGACCGTGCTGGCCGACAATGTGCTGACATCGGACGTTCGCCGCGACGGTATCGGCGGTATCGATCCCGCCCGCTTCGAACGCGCCCTCGACCAGATCGCCGAGGACGGCAAATTCCACCACAAGCGCCCTGCGCCGGCCGACATCTTCGACGACAGCTTCCTGCCACCGGCCGACAGCCGTCTCGTCAACTGA